The Phocoena sinus isolate mPhoSin1 chromosome 12, mPhoSin1.pri, whole genome shotgun sequence genome includes a window with the following:
- the LOC116763577 gene encoding nucleophosmin-like isoform X3 produces MEDSMDMDMRPLRPQNYLFAVEEDAESEDEEEEDVTLLSISGKRSAPGSGSKFPRKKVKLAADEDDDDDDDDDDDDDDDTDDDDEEAEEKAPVKKSQESFKKQEKTPKTPKGPSSVEDIKAKMQASIEKGGSLPKVEAKFINYVKNCFQMTDQEAIQDLWQWRKSL; encoded by the exons ATGGAAGATTCGATGGACATGGACATGAGGCCCCTGAGGCCCCAGAACTATCTTTTCG CTGTGGAGGAAGATGCAGAGTCagaagatgaagaggaggaggatgtgaCACTCCTAAGTATATCTGGAAAGCGTTCTGCCCCTGGAAGTGGTAGCAAGTTTCCacggaaaaaagtaaaacttgctgctgatgaagatgatgatgatgatgacgacgacgatgatgatgatgatgatgacaccGACGATgatgatgaggaagctgaagaaaaAGCTCCAGTAAA AAAAAGTCAAGAATCCttcaaaaaacaggaaaaaactcCTAAAACACCGAAAGGACCTAGCTCTGTAGAAGACATTAAAGCAAAAATGCAAGCAAGTATAGAAAAAGGTGGTTCCCTTCCCAAAGTGGAAGCCAAATTCATCAATTATGTGAAGAATTGTTTCCAGATGACTGATCAGGAGGCTATTCAAGATCTCTGGCAGTGGAGGAAGTCTCtttaa
- the LOC116763577 gene encoding nucleophosmin-like isoform X1, with the protein MEDSMDMDMRPLRPQNYLFGCELKADKDYHFKVDNDENEHQLSLRTVSLGAGAKDELYIVEAEAMNYEGSPVKVTLATLKMSVQPTVSLGGFEITPPVVLRLKCGSGPVHISGQHLIAVEEDAESEDEEEEDVTLLSISGKRSAPGSGSKFPRKKVKLAADEDDDDDDDDDDDDDDDTDDDDEEAEEKAPVKKSVRDTPGKNAQKSNQNGKDSRPSIPRSKSQESFKKQEKTPKTPKGPSSVEDIKAKMQASIEKGGSLPKVEAKFINYVKNCFQMTDQEAIQDLWQWRKSL; encoded by the coding sequence ATGGAAGATTCGATGGACATGGACATGAGGCCCCTGAGGCCCCAGAACTATCTTTTCGGTTGTGAACTAAAGGCCGACAAAGATTATCACTTTAAGGTGGATAATGATGAAAATGAGCACCAGTTATCTTTAAGAACGGTCAGTTTAGGGGCTGGCGCAAAGGATGAATTGTACATTGTCGAAGCAGAGGCGATGAATTATGAAGGCAGTCCAGTTAAAGTAACACTGGCAACTTTGAAAATGTCTGTGCAGCCAACGGTTTCCCTTGGGGGCTTTGAAATAACACCACCTGTGGTCTTACGATTGAAGTGTGGCTCAGGGCCTGTACATATTAGTGGACAGCACTTAATAGCTGTGGAGGAAGATGCAGAGTCagaagatgaagaggaggaggatgtgaCACTCCTAAGTATATCTGGAAAGCGTTCTGCCCCTGGAAGTGGTAGCAAGTTTCCacggaaaaaagtaaaacttgctgctgatgaagatgatgatgatgatgacgacgacgatgatgatgatgatgatgacaccGACGATgatgatgaggaagctgaagaaaaAGCTCCAGTAAAGAAATCTGTACGAGATACTCCAGGcaaaaatgcacaaaaatcaaaccagaatggaaaagactcAAGACCGTCAATACCAAGATCAAAAAGTCAAGAATCCttcaaaaaacaggaaaaaactcCTAAAACACCGAAAGGACCTAGCTCTGTAGAAGACATTAAAGCAAAAATGCAAGCAAGTATAGAAAAAGGTGGTTCCCTTCCCAAAGTGGAAGCCAAATTCATCAATTATGTGAAGAATTGTTTCCAGATGACTGATCAGGAGGCTATTCAAGATCTCTGGCAGTGGAGGAAGTCTCtttaa
- the LOC116763577 gene encoding nucleophosmin-like isoform X2, whose protein sequence is MEDSMDMDMRPLRPQNYLFGCELKADKDYHFKVDNDENEHQLSLRTVSLGAGAKDELYIVEAEAMNYEGSPVKVTLATLKMSVQPTVSLGGFEITPPVVLRLKCGSGPVHISGQHLIAVEEDAESEDEEEEDVTLLSISGKRSAPGSGSKFPRKKVKLAADEDDDDDDDDDDDDDDDTDDDDEEAEEKAPVKKSQESFKKQEKTPKTPKGPSSVEDIKAKMQASIEKGGSLPKVEAKFINYVKNCFQMTDQEAIQDLWQWRKSL, encoded by the exons ATGGAAGATTCGATGGACATGGACATGAGGCCCCTGAGGCCCCAGAACTATCTTTTCGGTTGTGAACTAAAGGCCGACAAAGATTATCACTTTAAGGTGGATAATGATGAAAATGAGCACCAGTTATCTTTAAGAACGGTCAGTTTAGGGGCTGGCGCAAAGGATGAATTGTACATTGTCGAAGCAGAGGCGATGAATTATGAAGGCAGTCCAGTTAAAGTAACACTGGCAACTTTGAAAATGTCTGTGCAGCCAACGGTTTCCCTTGGGGGCTTTGAAATAACACCACCTGTGGTCTTACGATTGAAGTGTGGCTCAGGGCCTGTACATATTAGTGGACAGCACTTAATAGCTGTGGAGGAAGATGCAGAGTCagaagatgaagaggaggaggatgtgaCACTCCTAAGTATATCTGGAAAGCGTTCTGCCCCTGGAAGTGGTAGCAAGTTTCCacggaaaaaagtaaaacttgctgctgatgaagatgatgatgatgatgacgacgacgatgatgatgatgatgatgacaccGACGATgatgatgaggaagctgaagaaaaAGCTCCAGTAAA AAAAAGTCAAGAATCCttcaaaaaacaggaaaaaactcCTAAAACACCGAAAGGACCTAGCTCTGTAGAAGACATTAAAGCAAAAATGCAAGCAAGTATAGAAAAAGGTGGTTCCCTTCCCAAAGTGGAAGCCAAATTCATCAATTATGTGAAGAATTGTTTCCAGATGACTGATCAGGAGGCTATTCAAGATCTCTGGCAGTGGAGGAAGTCTCtttaa